The genomic stretch AGAGTTGATACATGACCTGGGGAAGGAGCTATCGAGCAGAGGGAAATCGCCCAATCTGGCTCTCAAGCTGGATATGGAAAAGGCGTATGATAGAGTCCAGTGGCCATTTCTGCTCAAGGTCTTGGAAAAGATAGTTTTTGCACCAGCCTGGGTGGATATGATTAGTAGATGCATCTCGTCGTGTTGGTTTTCTGTCCTTGTGAACGGTGGCCCGGCAGGCTTCTTTCAGTCATCCAGGGGGCTGAGGCAAGGAGACCCCTTATCACCTTCCCTCTTTGTGTTGGCAGCAGACTACTTATCGAGATGTCTTGACAGATTGATCAAGGGGGATAGAGAGATGGTCTATAGATGTCGGAAAAAGGCCCCCGTTATCACTCACCTCTCCTATGCGGATGACATCATCATTTTCTCGAGGGCTCATAGAGAGGCGGTGGAGAAATTGGTTGGATGCCTGGATCATTACATAGCCGTGTCTAGTCAGCTGGTGAACAATGGGAAGATACACTTCAACTTGGCGAATGAACACATGGAGTTCGCTGACATTGTGGAGGAGGTTGGAGGATTTCAGAGAGGGGTGATGCCTTTTACAGATCTTGGGGTGCCGATTTTCCGATGAGCGAGGAGGGCAGACCATCTTTTGCCCCTTAGGCAGAGGCTGATGGACAGGATGCACAGCTGGTCCCACTAACATCTTGCTTTTGGGCGTCGTCTGGCTCTGATTAAGAGCACCATGGCCTCCATCCCGCTACACATCTTACAGGTCATGAGCCCTCTGCTTAGATTTCTAGACGAGTTGGAGCAGATATTGGCTAGATACTTTTGGGGCACAGTtggagagaagaggaagctgCACTAGATTTCTTGGAGACAGATTTGCTTGCCTTTTGAGGAGGGTGGCTTGGGTATTCACCGCTTCAGGGAGGTGGCAGTGGCTTTTGGGTTCAAGATGTGGTGGCGACTGCTTGCTCAGGACTCTCTCTGGGCCCAGTTCATGACCCAGAAGTACAGTATCCATCCTTGTCATTTGCATACATCCTTGGTCACATGATAGTCCTACTTTGCATCGTTTGTGTCGTATCTGGTCATACATGCATGAGTATATTCGTTGGTCTTTGGGTGAGGGAAAGATCTGTTTCTGGGATGATGTCTGGCTTGGGGCTAGCTCCATCGGGAGTCTGTGCGTCCCGGGAAATGATCCTCCCCAATCTCAGGCCATTGCATCACATTGGCATGAGCATGCATGGGATGAGGATATGCTGCATAGTTTATCTTGCAGGTTTGGCGTACCTCCCGGTGTGATAGACCAGATCAGAGCCATGCCGATCGAGTTGGGGGCGAAGGATGTGAGGCGGTGGAGTCTAACTAGCCATGGCGAGTTCTCTGTGACCTCAGCCTGGGAGAGCATCCGGACTAGACTGCCGAAACGGGAGATTTTTGGCCTTATTTGGAATCAGGGGTTGACTCCTACTATGTCGGTGTTCATTTAGAGGTTACTGTTTGGGAGGCTGCCGGTGGATGAGAAGTTGCAGAGGAGAGGGATTGAGTTAGCGTCTAGGTGTCAGTGTTGTAGGTCTCCTACGGTCAAGTCTCTTAGTCATGTCTTTTTTTCGAGTCAGTCGGCGGTTTCTGCATGGGAGTGTTTCGATGCCTGGTTTCCTTCCTCACATACACCGATTCACATGAGCACTAatattgcacttagactaggtcactGGCGGAGGTCTTCTTTCCAGAAGGCTCCCGCCATGCATATTAGTTTTCTGGTTCCCTGTTTGATTGCTTGGTTCTTTGGACAGAGAGGAACGACTGCAAGCATGGCAGTCGTCCTTTTCGTCATTCACATGTTATTTTGCAGGTCACTCATCACATGCACGTGCTTGTTCTGGCCGGCAGGATCGCCCCAACTCATTAGAAGGGATGCTCGCCGTCGGTTGATTTCATGCCTTTTTTTCCCCAGACAGTGTGTTCTGCGGTCGCTCATGGTCCTATGGCATCCCCCTGATgcaccttgggtgaagctgaacatgGATGGTGTCTTCTCTACTTCGACACTGGAAGCGAGGGAGGAAGGATTGGTTCGTGGTCCTGATGGAGGACTGTTGCAGGCCTTCTATGCTCCGTTAGCtgcatcatcgagctttgagGCTGAGCTTCTGGCTCTGATTCAAGGTTTGGAGATGGCTATGGAcctttctactcacatttggaTAGAGCTGGACTCAGCGACTCTGGTTAGTTTGTTGTCATCAGGACATCTGGGCTCTGCAGATCTTAGACATCATATGGCATTGATCTGGAGTATGACATCTCAGTGGCAGGTTCgattctcacacatctacaggGAAGGAAACCAGGCTGCTGACTTTCTGACAggtagggggtccagacccctgcccttaCATACTTTGATCCAATCTCTGCGCCTCGGTACCTGGAGGCGctagttaggatggaccagcttggatatcctaacttccgtttccgacgtagagatgtgggttgaACTTGTTCTCATGATGCTTTGCTTTACTTTATATTCGTCTATTCCTCTTGCTTATTTAGCCCATCTTTTCCTCTTGATAGCTTGGAGGATCCCGGCTTGTGGGACCCCTGGTTTACattttcatgttcttgttttgggtcttagtcacttttgggctaagatcagGTTTCTGGAATATTATATTTTGATCTTATTCAcgggttgggggtctgcctaaacctccCGTCCACAAAGGGCgtgttttattaaaaaaaaatcccccTACAGATAAGTAGTCAAAAAATctcagcactgaggtattcACTTCCGCAATCAGATAGCAGACATTTGATACTTTTACCATTATAAGTATgcaaagaaaagtgggttgaataaaTTAGTCAAATATGAGtctagttttataatgaaatgtgtgTAGAATAAGTTGATGGAATGCGTACcctatttatcatttatggtaaaagtgaaatatgattcTTATGTAggaatgataaaagtgaaataggatTCTTACGTAGGATggacaaaaataacaaaatagaaCTATTATTATGGGAGGATGTATCTCTCTATGTCTATGTGTGTAATggtgaggaagaagagaaataAAAGAGGAGATAAGAATAGAAACGTGTAGAATTTACAAAAGTTAAGCTAGTGTGGAAAAGGCACACCACCTATAGGCTATTTCATCCTCACCTCGAGTCTAacagtttttatattttaaattcatttacatttttcatttcaaaaaTACTCCATCTATCTATAATTAAATGGTATATATCTAATCGGCATGCATTTTAAGAATTTGTTCGAATTTATAAAGTAAAGTGGAAgcaaaagttagtagaatgtgaggcttactttaatatattagttttataataaaatatgagtgataTGATTTAGTAGAATGTAGAGTACACTTaccaaatataataaaagtgaaatgcgaCATTTGttggtgaaaggatgaaaaaggaaaaatgagacatttaatagcGGACGGAGAGGGTAAGTAACAACAAAATTTTTAGAAACACCTATATAtctttatcttgttttatgtgAGCCGTggacaatttttaaaaatactccatctgtcccaatCAAAAGGTTCATATTCCTGAAAGGCAAGAAATTTTAGAAAGAGTTGTTAGATAGagtaagtagagagagaaaaaatagtcgaatattttaatgaagagagtgattaattttcaaatatagaaagtggataCCTTGAGTGagaaactaaaaatgaaaggtgGACATTTGAGTGGGATGGAGgtagtatttattttaccatgattagaatttataattaatttaatactcgatacgaattttatgaaatgtaagaaaagtgagtggaaaaagttagtggaatgggggttccatatttatatattagttttctAATAGAATGCGaatgtaatgagttagtggaaagtgagcactatttaccaaaaataaaaaaaaaataaaatggacaaCATTTAGCAGACGAAATGGAAAAAGTGGATAATATTTAattgacggagggagtattaaattttaattgttgattttataatatttttaatatttaattaaaagtaacgaagcaaaataaaatattttgcattataaaaATTACGTATATTTATCATCCAGATcgatttaaatataattaaaaattttcgaGTAAAAATACGTTctagtttttaattattaaatgaccaattttttatttttagtgatAGAGGATTGAACTtgatagtttattttatttgttcaaTTTAGAATTGCATTTTAAGAATTTATTATAGTGATTTGTGAATTAAAATTtggtttatttaatttgaaattagatGGTTGTTAATTTGGATTGTCAttcggagtattatttatacaaaattgagaatggatatttaTTATACTTTGTTTACTATATTTATCATTTAGTGTcatataaaatttgtaaaatctttatacataaaatttaaatatgtaaatattattattattattttaatttcagcACAGTGTTTTTTGAATTTATGGTTCCGTCCCTGGATAGCGTTACGGATGACcttaacatatactccctccatcccaaggaagatgacctctTCCTTAGGCGACACGTGATTTATGCAGTTTTAAtttgtgttaggtggagagaataaaccatgaaagagagaataaagtagggaTAAAGAGGTTTCTGTTTTTAGTACTGAATCGTTttgagtgagacaaactaaTAAGTGAAAGTTACGCgttatatatatcaaaatatttatttattcgaAATTATTTAAGCTTTAGCACaaaatgcaatttttttttaatttaagtccAAATCAagtttgatttttaatttaagaGTGTTGGAATACTTCACTTTTTTTAAGGAATAAAGAGATGCTAAGGAGAACTATTGCATTTGTTACGGTAATAAAAACTATTGGTAACTAGTAGTAAGGATGTATTTATCCCACTAATATATTTTGAGAAATGCATTTAACAGACTACTGCGTACCTTGATTTAACcacctcacatgatgtcgggtcGGAGTGTGGAGGCCGCCAAAGTGACGAAATCGCCTTTTGCTGCAATATCACTACAAAACAAGGCAAATTAGTGACGGTAACTGAAATTTCAAGAATTAGTGACGGATAAGTGACTGAGAAAAGTAAGTCACTAATTGGTAACAGAATCGTCCGTCACTAATCCGAATTTACCATGGCGTCTGCCTTTGATTTCCGTCATTGTAACCTTAGTGACGGAATAATTTTTACTAACAAGCTTTTTATTGACAGACCTGTCACTAATTAATCCATCACGAAATCTGCTAAGTGCCTAAAATCTGCTGATTAGTGACGGATAATTCCATCACTAAATTGCATGTAATCCCTTTGTCTTCGAATAGGAGTCCTGCTTTTCTGTTATAGTATGTCCTTAAATAGAAGTCTgagtttatttttaatataaatggtaataggtcaTACATTCTACTAACGCATTtgactcacatttcatttaaaactaatatatacaagtaaaactcattttccactaacttttttctactCATTTGTCCAAAGCCTTTGTCCTAGTGGCAAGGAgattagacattattgtataagatgccgagttcgagccctgttgacatcagttgtaatttcctctttTCTATAAgagtttatttttaaaaaaaactttgttctattcatttttcttaacatttcttaaaatctgtatAGCCAATAAATGAAACTCCTAATGGTAGACAATGGATATTACATCACATTGAATTTATATTTCAATGAATTATAAAACTATAAACAATCTCAATTATATCTGAGTAATAGATAGTAcatgtcattttattttaagGGAACACGTGTTGTTAGTAGAAAGAGATGCATTGAGGTCTTCCGATATAAAAACCAAATTATTCTTCTACCCaattttcttaatatttattaaaatccaTATAGCCAATAAATGTAACTCCTAAGAGTAGACATAAGGATATTACATCACATTGAATTTATATTTCAATGAATTATAAAACTATAAACAATCTCAATTATATCTGAGTAATAGATAGTAcatgtcattttattttaagGGACCACGTGTTGTTAGTAGAAAGAGATGCATTGAGGACTTCCGATATAAAAACCAAATTATTCTTCTACtcattttcttaatatttattaaaatccgtATAGCCAATAAATGTAACTCCTAATAGTAGACATAGGGATATTACATCACATTGAATTTATATTTCAATGAATTATAAAACTATAAACAATCTCAATTATATCTGAGTAATAGATAGTAcatgtcattttattttaagGGAACACGTGTTGTTAGTAGAAAGAGATGCATTGAGGTCTTCCGATATAAAAACCAAATTAtttttctactcacttttcttaacatttattaaaatcctTATAGCCAATAAATAAAACTCCTAATAGTAGACATAGGGATACATGGATAGGAAGTATCTTACATCACATTGATCGTatatgtcattttattttaatggaaCCCGTGTTGTTAGTAGAAAGAGATGCATTGAGGTCTTCCAATATAAAAACCAAATTATCAAATGACTAAGAAAAGTTCAAATTGGAATGTTGCTAAGAAGATAGGATATCAAAATCTAAAAGACAAATAAGTAGATAAAATATATAGAACTGGTATATAATTGAAATGTTGATAGTATGACACGATGATGAAATTTATGTTGTGACTTTAGAATAGTACCGAGTCAGAGTTAGAGTTAGAGTTAGAGTCAGAGTCAGAATTACACATAAGTGAATTGTGAAATATTATACGCCCTCCGTCTCACAGAAATAGGCcgaattttctttttcgttcgtctcatacaaatagtccatatacattaatgataattttttcccttctctttactttatctttatGAGTTCCACTACCCCTTCattatttcaactattttttctcattctttcttgtttaccaattacgcattaaaatccGTACTATTTCTAATTAATCTATTTCTATAGGACGGAGCGGGTAATAGAAACCCACGAATTATTACGTATGTATATTGAAAAATGATCATTGAAAGGTGAGGAGTGTACTTTATTATACTTATACTTCAATTTATTTAGTTAACGTCCTCATGTTAAGCTTGTTTTTTTCACCGAAAACTGGAATGAGAAAAGATACTCACTCCGTCCAAAAAATAAGGATATTTGGGACGGTATGAGAATCAAtgaataattggtaaagtaatctGAGGAGAATGataattaaaatagtgttagtggatagtgagactcgtataattattagtgtttaatggtatgtttagtggtataagttgtaaataaattaatgtatataaGTAATGAGATAGGGATAGATGAAAAATTGAAGtgtctttatttttatgggatggatagcataataatatactattgggtatatatagggatgtcaatgtaacccgaacccgcgggccagcccgaataacccgataaaaatacagggttagggttgtaatttcgcagcccgaatttaaaatcgggccattcgggctgacccgttcgggtgtTGGGTTatgcgggctgacccgttcgggttacgggtcggcccgtcgggttgaaggcttctgcacagcgagcagtttttgtaacggtcataactttctctacaaagctccgattgaggtgtgaaatatatccacgcgaagctctttcgaagacgaagagaatgatatgtattagaggtttatcagacttcaaaatcgtgagaaacattgactcaaacaaggctactgcacatccacatattttgtgtacattttctaattcattttctatcatttctcaacaaatatgtaaacataccaaaatatagaaatataatcaaaatcatacAAGAAAACCCtgtaaaaccatgcaaaatccaaatacgtcaaccgactataaaagatcacgaaaaaaatcactatgtggttgatggattcataaatactcgtatataaaaactttcttttattatatttccaatataacagtgcaaagtgttttgatgccgcttcgtcattgaattctgcgtactttgatgattcttaaaacaaagataaattattatttgacttatttacagctggaataaattaaatttgaccaatcataattcaagaaaacttagagttgctccaattagctagcatcttgataattcactttttaacaattcaaaatatttttgttacatctacgatgcacctctcacgttatgaaaattttatttaattttctacgaattgatttatgtttgaattttgaaacaaagtgttgatttatgttttaaatacataaacataaacatactattgatggatattttgtaaataattatgtaatgaataagttatttaaatttaaataacttaatcttttttaaaaatattaaagaaaattaaaaatacatatttcattgttgaatgattaattaaaaatatgtatataattaaagaaaatttcaaatacgtattattttttgaaaatattaaaagaattaaaaatacgcattggcccgaataacccggtgggttagcccgaaacccgaagggttagggttagggtcgaacttttataacccgaaaaaaccataacccgaatagcccatACCCGAATGGCctgacaacccgaacgggttggcccgattgacatccctaggaATATATGTCAAAATAATTTCAGATCTCACATACTAAGTACTTGATTATGTTGATAATTAGGTCATATTTAAAGAATCCAAAATTTAACACGCAAATTACTCAAATCAGTAATGATTCCTGGAATAGTACTCCAACAATAACAATGGGTAGTTTCATCCATTCAAACACAACTTTTATTTGTCGATCCATCAATGTTCCctaattcatttcatttcgtCTATAAGTTGGCTAAtaatttttaactatttttagATACACCTAATATttgtttgataaaattaatatatccACTAACAATTGGATGTTAAAGATCAATAATCATCACAAAAATTGACCAACTAAATCTCTACATAGACCACCTAATCTAGAACTGAGAGCAAAACACGATACTTTACTAATCTTTTATCATTTACATTAATAAGGtttaacaataattattttaattaatttcttctcCTTAGTATTTAACATTCTTTTCcaataaaactaaaaacaaagCAGCCCTTCCTTTCCTTTCTCGTATTTGGGTGAAATAAGCACTGAAATGATCTCAGTACCCAAATTGGCATATAAAAAGTGATGTAAAGAATGATGAGATCAGTCTTAATTAATCTATATCATAAGAATATAGTACCAAAAAGTAGATATTAATAAAACACACTATCCGACAAACTAGATGCAAAAAGCAATAAAAAATAAGACATGTGCACTTTATGTAACAATTAAAAAACCTCAGATTAGGCTAAGAAGGCTTATGTTTGAAGAATTAATTGTTTCACCTAACGTTTGAAAAACGACGTTTCAAACGACGTTAGGGCAGCAAGCAGCTTTGGCACTAATCAGCTATAAAATGTTGCGTTGGGAAGTCATCTCTGAATGCAACAGACATATCAACTGCATATCAAAACATCATTCTTCTCTTACATTctaatatctctctctctctctcttttatcaacgaaaaaaaaaagatggatCTCTGGGTTCGTGTTTTGATCGTGGTAGCATGCATGTATCCTTTTATGGTTGAGGGCGCTGTTCGCCGCTACCAGTTCAATGTGAgctttcattttctttcatgTTTTCTTACATCATGATTAATGTAgttctttttaaaaaatctgAATATGAATTGTCTTAATTCGTTTCATCAAATGGATATTCTGGGCtgcgttataatgctaacttttctttaattgctaatttgctaactcatcaacgctttgtattaaaaatgtcaacacggtcacattaaaatgttaacacaaatttgtgttgatgacattttaaatatcaatgccaacaaaatgtattaaaatatcaactaagcttatgttgacatttttaatacactgcgatGATGGATTAATAGTGTTAtcaacttaagaaagttagcgACGGATTACATTCCCTAAAAATATCCAGGCATTATTtcaagatctttattcaattctATTTCCCTTTTACTTTTTTATCGTTAGCCTAAATTGCAACTAACTATTCTACGATAATTAAGAAGTACATTACCAACCAATATGGAAGGTGCAACAACATTTACAACACAGCGCTTGAGAAGCAAACAACTAACTCCCACAATTTGCAAAATTTAAATCCTGCAGGTGATGATGAAGAACACATCTCGCCTATGTTTTTCCAAATCCATCGTCACCGTCAATGGAAAATTTCCCGGCCCGACGCTCTACGCTAGGGAAGACGACACCGTGCTTGTCCGAGTCATCAACCGAGTCCAGTACAACGTTTCCATCCATTGGTACAAAACACCCATTCAACAACACTTAGTTTTTGGCAAGAAATGAATACTGATGGTAGTTGCGTTGCAGGCACGGAATTAGGCAACTCCGAACGGGCTGGGCCGATGGGCCCGCGTACATCACTCAATGCCCAATCCAGCCCGGTCACAGCTATGTGTACAACTTCACTGTGACTGGGCAGCGAGGCACACTTTTGTGGCACGCCCACATTCTATGGTTGAGGTCCACCGTTCATGGCGCCATCGTCATCTTGCCTAAACGAGGGGTCCCTTACCCGTTCCCTAAGCCCGACCATGAACATGTCGTCGTCTTAGGTAACATAATAACACACAAGTCTTTTTGTAATTACTATAAATCTATAACTAACTAAGATGATGGTTTTTTCAGCCGAATGGTGGAAATCCGACACTGAAGCCGTCATCAACGAGGCCATGAAATCGGGTCTGGCCCCCAACGTTTCCGATGCTCACACCATAAACGGTCATCCTGGCCCAGTCTCAAACTGCCCCGCCACAGGTaatattatagtagtatttttcatTGCAATAGTaatagttactccctccgttccaaaaAGTTGGTCAAATATTTACATTTCCCGTCCGTCCcgtaaaatttgtcacatttcactttataccattttttttatagtggatttcatatttcactaactcattcattctcattcacattttattacaaacCTAATACATAAAAGTAGGACTAACATTCGACTaacttttttcaactcactttccattacatttcttaaaatttgtggccagtcaaagtgtgacaaaatttatggAATGCAGGGAGTACTATATGCTTTAATTAATGTTATGTGTTTTCAATTTGTAGGTGGTTTCTCACTAAATGTATCACCTGGAAAAACATACATGCTTCGCCTAATCAACGCTGCACTCAACGAAGAACTCTTCTTCAAAATCGCCGGGCACAAACTAACGGTGGTCGAAGTCGATGCCACCTACGTAAAACCCTTCAAAACAGACACTGTCCTTATCGCCCCCGGGCAGACGACCAACGTGATCGTCTCAGCCGATCAGGGGGCCGGAAAATACATGGTAGCGGCGTCTCCCTTCATGGACACCCTCATCGTGGCAGTGGACAACATGACGGCCACCGCCACGCTCCACTACTCCGGCACCCTAGCCTCTTCCCCGACCACCTTCACCACCCCGCCAGCACGGAACGCCACCCCTGTTGCCAACAGCTTCTCCAACTCCCTCCGGAGCCTCAACTCGAAGCAATTCCCGGCAAATGTGCCACAAAAGGTGGACCACTCGCTGCTC from Salvia splendens isolate huo1 chromosome 4, SspV2, whole genome shotgun sequence encodes the following:
- the LOC121801215 gene encoding laccase-4-like, producing MDLWVRVLIVVACMYPFMVEGAVRRYQFNVMMKNTSRLCFSKSIVTVNGKFPGPTLYAREDDTVLVRVINRVQYNVSIHWHGIRQLRTGWADGPAYITQCPIQPGHSYVYNFTVTGQRGTLLWHAHILWLRSTVHGAIVILPKRGVPYPFPKPDHEHVVVLAEWWKSDTEAVINEAMKSGLAPNVSDAHTINGHPGPVSNCPATGGFSLNVSPGKTYMLRLINAALNEELFFKIAGHKLTVVEVDATYVKPFKTDTVLIAPGQTTNVIVSADQGAGKYMVAASPFMDTLIVAVDNMTATATLHYSGTLASSPTTFTTPPARNATPVANSFSNSLRSLNSKQFPANVPQKVDHSLLFAVGLGLNPCPTCKAGNGSRVVASVNNVTFVMPTTALLQAHVFNIKGVFTADFPGNPPTPYNYTGAPPANMATTSGTKVYRLAYNSTVEVVLQDTGIIAPENHPVHLHGFNFFVVGKGLGNFNAKIDSQKFNLVDPVERNTVGVPSGGWVAIRFRADNPGVWFMHCHLEVHTTWGLKMAFLVDNGNTPNHSILPPPKDLPKC
- the LOC121800857 gene encoding uncharacterized protein LOC121800857 → MVLWHPPDAPWVKLNMDGVFSTSTLEAREEGLVRGPDGGLLQAFYAPLAASSSFEAELLALIQGLEMAMDLSTHIWIELDSATLVSLLSSGHLGSADLRHHMALIWSMTSQWQVRFSHIYREGNQAADFLTGRGSRPLPLHTLIQSLRLGTWRR